TAGATAATAAACCTACCTTTTCAGGTTCTATCCATTAATGAAGATGGGGCAGATACTTGCTTCTCTTGAAGCTAAGGTATTTTCTTCAATCATTTTAGACAGTATTGTTATAATACTTATTTAGCATGTTTTAATCTTGTTTGTTTGCATTGTAGCCTGGATACGGGGCGCTCGTGGTTGATTTCCATATATCAAAGAATATGACACACTCTCCTCAGGAGAAAATTGTAACCACTTTACTATCTAATTGATACAGCCAGTTATTGGATTTTCCTTACTTGACTATTTGCTGTTTCTGCAGTTCTTTTCCTTgagattaaaattgaaaacattgATTGTTGAAATTTTCCTCTGTCTCACTCTATTTTCCCTTCTGTTTCTCTTGCAGAGGTTATTTGTAGCTCAAAAAGATAACGTAGAGACATCTGCTTGCATTATAAGTCCACAACTAGTGAGGTATGAATTGTTTTCTGTTACCCTTTCCTCTCTTTTTAATGTTTCATTGCTCACGTTGGATCTTTtctgatttatatattttttgaacttCTGCAGCTTTCTGTTAAATGGAAAGGGAGTGGAGAGAAGAACAAATGTTTTAATGGTTCGCTTTCTgttccattattttatttattgattatttttgtgtAAAGACTGATATAGATGCAGATTCTGTCATCAATGCTTTACTTCTCTGTCTTCTGTATCAGGATATGGGACCTCAGATGCCAACAAATGTGACTGCAATGTTGAAATATGGGACTAATCTTCTCCAAGCTGTGGGCCAGTTTAGCGGTATGACATGAGCATGTCcttttttttcccctaaacATCCTAATTTTATCGAGCTTGCTGACAGACTAATATTGTAAAAGGTCATTATCTCATTGTTGTTGCCTTCATGGGTATGGAGGAGTCATCACCTGACGCTTCCACACTGCCAGATTATGTTCAGTCTGGTGATTTTGCACCAGATTCAGGTATGCATGAGTACAAATAATAGAGAAATTATGTTCCATCCCAATGATGATTTCATCCTGTTATGATGAGTTttgggttgttttttttttttgctcttcTTTTGGTACAGAAGATTCTGATTTAATTGAAGGGCCATCACGGATCTCACTCAAGTGTCCCATAAGGTAAGCCACGCTAGTTTTTCCCTTGTTATACTGGAATTTTCCCTTCGTGCAATTGCACATGAATCATTCTACACCAGTAACATCTAAAGCCCCCATCTAACTATTATCTCAAAGGACACTTGCTCGCTCCTAGTTTTACTACAAAATATTCCCCATGGACCATCCATAATGGTAGTGAACATTTAATTGCAATTTGGAAGTGATATagttaacatataatttaaaaacctattgaaattaaaattttctgatCGTAAGAATCTAATCTAGCTAAACAATGTAGtaaacaatttttattaaaggTTATATGAACAATTTCTTGGAGGAAGTAAAaggaatcaaaataaaatggaagAAGTAACTAGAATATTTTGTCactttttttttgacaaaaagaggCACATAATTcctaatgaaagaaaatataagaaattattataGGAACTAACTTGTTATAATTCTTTCTTATTCCTTTCCTTTTGTCTATTgtctttcatctttttctttcctctctcCTCATTTGCACAGTACATTTTCCAGAAAAAATGGCTGCAACTGAAACCCAATGTCTAACCAACTTGCAGACCACCTGAGATAAATTTCTAACAAAAAGAACAGAAAGTACatgaattaacaaaattataacgTTTGACTGCAAACAATAACTTAAACCTTACAAAATTTCACAGTAAGAACCCTAAAAGGGTCTATCTTAAAAAGCTTGACCTAGGTCAGATTTCTTCTCATTTTGTGTCTATTAGGTTGTACATGCTAAGAGTGAAAGCCAGTACTCTAGTAAATTGGTTGCTGCCCCAAGTGATTCAATTCAATCCCTTCAACAACACATTAAGCACCAAAGCCATTACACCATCACTTTCATTGAGACTTTTTTGTTGTTAGTCTCTAAATTGTTCACCTTGATACAAAAACGGATGAAAGGAAGGATGGGTGATATAGATGGAGGCGGGTCAGGATGTAGAAACTGGAAAGAGAGAATCGATGGCTGTGGCTAGGGGGTGGGGGGGGGGGCAGAGAGAGGAATATATGACAATCTAGGATTTTAATCTTTGTTAACTCTTTCATAACAACTTTGGATGGTGCTAGGGGGAAATAATGCAATTGGTTAGATTATTggttttaaatgaaattttaaaagcattACCACAGAGCAtggaaatttattgtaattcatatattttgttaCTGGGGCAGAGGGCTTTCTATcaatatgatcaaaataaatGTCATGGTTGATAGTTGCACATGCCGTTTATTAATGCCCTCTCTCTCTCTAgatgtaaaagttgaaaacatatttgaaatgttGGTCTCATCTTTTACCTTATTTTgcatttatgtaattatatcCTACTGTTTTTCTGTCTTCCCGAAATTTTGAGTGCATCAAATTCATTACTTCTTTCTTCATTATTCTATTTTGGTTCTGGTGttctttggattttttttttttaatctttataagTGGTTCatgaaatttgtttttcttgagGACAAAGAGCTGCTAATTCATCTTAacattataattcaatttacatACTGAAGTTCTGTTAATTGACTCTCTTTATCTTCCAACAGCCGAACACGCATCAAAACTCCTGTCAAAGGGCATGCATGTAAGCATCTTCAGGTGAGTTTTTCTTGAGGTGTTTTGCATGTTGtggcacttgttgaagaaattttatattagtttccCTAATTGTTCACTAAATTCTGAATTCCTTTTGGTGAATGTTAATCCTTAAGGTTAATCCTTTAAAACTTTTGCTTTGATTCCTCTGCCTGCCAACTTTTATCATTGTCGCAttgctttaattttttcctGTTCTCAAATTGAAAAGCCTGGTTTAAAATCTATACTTGTAATGTAAAGTTGgttcttagttttttttttttttggttaaaatatggcataagtccctatactctttacaaatttggaatttagtccctgtacttttgtttttaggaatttagtctttatacttttcaGATCTCAAAATTCAGGTTCAATTGTTaccattattaaaattattttgttaaattcatattcattacaaggtcatttttttatttacatggctaccaagtgagtatttttaatttcaaaatgttacatcaacaaatttaaccgaaaaaaatttAACTGTGTTAAcagttgaacttgaattttgaaatctgaaaagtgaGGGAGTAAATTCTTGGAAATATAAGTATggggactaaattctaaatttatgaagGGTACAGGGACTTATGGAATATTATAAcctttttttcctctctttttttggTTGAGAGGGGACTTCACAGGGTTCTAAATtactataatatattaattagataaatacgTTACTTCAAGAAAAGTCTTGTTGCTATTCACACGGTGATCTAACTCTTGTTCCTTCTgtttataatgttaatttgaTTTGCTGTAGTGCTTTGATTTCAATAACTATGTTAACATAAACTCTAGAAGACCATCCTGGCGCTGCCCACATTGCAATCAACATGTATGCTACACTAACATCCGTGTTGATCAAAATATGGTTAAGGCAAGTTGCTACAGAGTTTTCTTTGCTCTTCTGTAATCTCTTCTTGTTTCACTTATTTTAAAGCTTTGGTCTGTTATCAGGTGCTGAAAGAGGTAGCAGAGGATGTGTCTGATGTGATCATCTCTGCAGATGGATCATGGAAAGCCGTGATGGAAAATGATGATGACGTAGATGAGTTGCATGGTAATACCCTTAATTGCCAAAAAGATGGGTCTGAGCGGCCAGAATCTGCTACGGGCGTTCCCATGGTTCTGGATCTTACTCAGACTGTGGATGCAATGGAAACTATCGAAACTGAAGACAGGAAGCCTCCTGTGGCTACTCTTCAAAGTTTGTGTGCTGCTCCAAATTTAACCCTAACACCGGAATTGATTAATTTAGCTGGAGCTAATCAAAATGTTATGGACGATGATTTTTGGTCTGTACTTTACTCAGGTCATGGGTCTGGCACCTCTACTTCTAGGACAGATACCCAAGTTGGTGGCACTGAGTCTACGCGAAATTTTACAGTATCACCAGTATTTTCTGATGCTGTCTCTCCAGCACCCAATCGAGCTGATGCTCATGGTAATGCTAATCTTGCAACACCTGGGATTCAAAATCAAGTTGCTACTGCAAATAATTTGCCGTTACATCCTTCACAAGTGACAAATTCAATGTCAAATCATGAATATGGAAGTTTGCAGAACATACCTAGACATGTAAGCAGATCATCAATTGCAGTTCAGGCCCTCCCAGCAATGTCTCAGACTCAGACACCAACACAACAGAGATCAAGTAATAGTGTGAATACTAAGAACACAACCAGCTCTGCGCGTATTCCACATCAGGTGCTAGATATggcttcattttcattttaccaTCACTCAGTTTTGTTACATTATTATTGTCGTCGTTTTCATGCtggattttgtttaatttctagATGCAGAGTAGGATTCAGCAAGAACGATCATTTGTTCCTGCCCGGCCAGTTCAACAAGTTGGTGCTGCAGCTCCAAGTCAACTCCCTGGTCCATACAGACCTCCTGGGTTTCGGGCTGAATACCAGAACCCACACCTGCAGCAAGCACTGAACACGAGGTTGTCCCAACCCAGGAGCCCATCTCCAGGCCTGATTCGGTCACCATCTCCTATACTACGGGCACAGGCTCAACAAGGAGCTGCACAAGTTGGGGTAGGCTACACAGCAGGCAATGTGAATAGCAATCCTACCAGATTTATGGCTGCTTCCCAGAGAACCACCCAAATGGCTAGACAGCCACCGATGGTGGCAGTTCAAACTCAAACACCAAGAGCAGCATCTTCTTATCCTGGAAATGTTGATGGGAGTAGGGCTTCAGCCGTGGAGCAGAGATTGAACATGGGTGGAGTAGCACCTGCAGCTTCAAGACCTGATACGTCAGCTGATTTGGCATCTGAGCAGAACTGGCGACCTACAGGACGAATGCGTGGAAGCCTCACAGGTCGAGTATATTCTGAATCTCTTAGCCAGATGATGATTCAACCCACCCAGTCAACACAAGCTGCGAGGCCACAAACAAATATAACATCTCCACCTAGTGTTCCACCACATCTGCAGGCGTTTCTTGCAAATAGCAGGAATCCTGTTACCCCTCAAATGCGAAACAATGCAACAACTGAAACCACAGCCACAAATGGTGGTTCGGGTCCTGCCAGATAGGTCTAGTGGGATGCATTAGTCTTGACTTAGCTGTATGTAGGAGTAATGAATATGATGAAGCtgtaaatacaaatatttatgtCCAATTTTGTGCATCACTGATATTGTTGTACAGTTCCTCCCTGGGCTTAGAGTGAGAGTTCAGCTTCCCCTGTATTTGGTTTTAATCAAGTCTAGATTTTTAAGCTTTATCAGCTTCTGTTTTCTTGGTCTGTGAATTTTGCATTTTGTGAATAGTGTCTGTGTACTTGTTGCAGATACAATTCCAGTTGGTAAATTATCATGTTGGTTTGAgcttaaaattaaacttaataatttgTATGTGAACTATGGGCATTTAGGGCCAGCACGTCTGGGACCTGGGTTGGTAGTACATTCTTTAATTAGACCAGCCCAATCATGATGATAACCCGAAAGCCCCACTGGGTTTGACCCGTACAAAGAGGTTCATTAAAGGATTGccatttttctttataaatattttatgaaagttacgggtaaattaaagaaataagttgaatttttttaattagggtttaagggttgcctttttaaaaaataaggaagtaggtcaattttggagaaagaagaaaagcgTGCCTTCCTCCAATGATCAACTCCAACGACTTTTTGAATGTTGGTTGGCAACGGTAAAGGCTAAcgaccatttttttttaataaatattatcaaaattttcatccatttcactcaaatCTAATTATCTTAATTCTTTCTAAACTCTCAACTCTCTATATCATCTCCAGTTTTGCAAGTTTTGCTGTGAATTTTTAGATACGCTCGTTTaagaacaatttttttaaattattttgtattttataaggTTCGA
The Gossypium raimondii isolate GPD5lz chromosome 8, ASM2569854v1, whole genome shotgun sequence DNA segment above includes these coding regions:
- the LOC105791387 gene encoding LOW QUALITY PROTEIN: E4 SUMO-protein ligase PIAL2 (The sequence of the model RefSeq protein was modified relative to this genomic sequence to represent the inferred CDS: inserted 2 bases in 1 codon) → MTAVPPVASGQPISASVVNSFRVAAVAERLATHTQPGRQPQSSEFFSLCLSLARGIDYAIANNEVPAKAQELPLLLKQICQHRNDLFLQAAIMVLMISVKNACKMSWFSDGESRELLTLANEVGSCFCIPGVINNELDGSLSTILEVMSRFYPLMKMGQILASLEAKPGYGALVVDFHISKNMTHSPQEKIRLFVAQKDNVETSACIISPQLVSFLLNGKGVERRTNVLMDMGPQMPTNVTAMLKYGTNLLQAVGQFSGHYLIVVAFMGMEESSPDASTLPDYVQSGDFAPDSEDSDLIEGPSRISLKCPISRTRIKTPVKGHACKHLQCFDFNNYVNINSRRPSWRCPHCNQHVCYTNIRVDQNMVKVLKEVAEDVSDVIISADGSWKAVMENDDDVDELHGNTLNCQKDGSERPESATGVPMVLDLTQTVDAMETIETEDRKPPVATLQSHGSGTSTSRTDTQVGGTESTRNFTVSPVFSDAVSPAPNRADAHGNANLATPGIQNQVATANNLPLHPSQVTNSMSNHEYGSLQNIPRHVSRSSIAVQALPAMSQTQTPTQQRSSNSVNTKNTTSSARIPHQMQSRIQQERSFVPARPVQQVGAAAPSQLPGPYRPPGFRAEYQNPHLQQALNTRLSQPRSPSPGLIRSPSPILRAQAQQGAAQVGVGYTAGNVNSNPTRFMAASQRTTQMARQPPMVAVQTQTPRAASSYPGNVDGSRASAVEQRLNMGGVAPAASRPDTSADLASEQNWRPTGRMRGSLTGRVYSESLSQMMIQPTQSTQAARPQTNITSPPSVPPHLQAFLANSRNPVTPQMRNNATTETTATNGGSGXLPDRSSGMH